The Pseudomonadota bacterium sequence ATTGGCTGTGTACTGTGCGTGAAAAGATCTGAGATGCCGACAGGGGGATTGTTTACTCTGAACATGCATAGCGAAACGCATTCCCCGCAGCAAGCCACGGGAGGCTTCAATCCCTGGATCTCCTTATTCGCTCGAACTCCTGCTTGTTGGGCAGGCCTGGTTCACCCCAATTGCATTTTCTATTATTTGAGTCAGAAACAGAGGCTGAGAGCAGTTTTTTTAGATTGCCAGACTTGCATTGTGGACAGCAGACTGTTTCCCGGACTTTTGTGATTTCTTCAAATTTATGACGACAGTCTCTACACTCAAATTCAAAAATCGGCATGGGGTTCCTTTTCCTTACTTTCGTTTTTTTGCAGCGGCCCGGAGAGCTGAGCTATAAGCTTTTGTTGCCCAGGACTTCATTTCCTCGCCATCTTCCAGGGTTGCTTCGGGGGCCTGATAGTATGACATTTTGACTTCTTTCCCTTTCATATTGTAGGTAAAAGGCTCAAGACCCATGGCTTTGAATTCGTCCTCTGTTTCCTTATCCACCTTCAGATAAAGAACGCTATCCGCAATAAGAGCAAACATCAGTCCGTCGAGAAAAATTCCATATCCCCCGAACATCGCCTGTGCGCTGACCGGACCGATGGATTGCATAAGATCAACGATGTAGGTTGTAAATTCTTTTTCAGCTGGAGATGGCGGCATGGGACTTTATCAGGTTTCGTTCGTATTCAATTTAGCGGCATAATGTAAACATCTTCAGTTTTGCGTGGCTGATTATGTCGGATTGTTCATCTTGTATTGACGAGAGAAGTTATTCAAGAGATATCTGAATCAGACAAAAAAAATTACGAATGAAGGATGTTGCCCCAGGAACTTTTTCAGGGAAGTGAACAGGAAGGTTTCGCCGCGCCTCCGGACGCGATGAAACTCTAGGTTCATTCGTAAAAAAGTTGAAAATCAATCAATGGCTGTAATTGCATGAAAAAGAAAAAGCATCGGATTTAACCAACTTTGTTAAGGTTTTGTTTCCCGACAGAACCATGACAGAGAGGAGAAATCCGATGCACCTCA is a genomic window containing:
- a CDS encoding zinc ribbon domain-containing protein — its product is MPIFEFECRDCRHKFEEITKVRETVCCPQCKSGNLKKLLSASVSDSNNRKCNWGEPGLPNKQEFERIRRSRD
- a CDS encoding TfoX/Sxy family protein, which produces MPPSPAEKEFTTYIVDLMQSIGPVSAQAMFGGYGIFLDGLMFALIADSVLYLKVDKETEDEFKAMGLEPFTYNMKGKEVKMSYYQAPEATLEDGEEMKSWATKAYSSALRAAAKKRK